One window of Psychrobacillus sp. FSL H8-0483 genomic DNA carries:
- a CDS encoding RDD family protein, whose protein sequence is MNSTKPAGFGIRFLASIIDFLIISSILGIIYYIINGNYSIEWTNEFTFRFFYTLYLTIIPILWGGYIIGKRICKIKIKRFKDDKNVTLLNMVMREVVGNYIVVLATFGVSVLVSGLMVIFRKDKRGIHDFIGGTYVSRE, encoded by the coding sequence ATGAATTCAACGAAACCAGCAGGATTTGGTATAAGGTTTTTAGCAAGTATTATAGATTTTTTAATTATTTCGTCAATACTTGGAATCATATATTATATCATTAACGGTAATTACTCTATTGAATGGACAAACGAATTTACTTTTCGATTTTTTTATACTTTGTACTTGACTATTATCCCTATTCTATGGGGCGGATACATAATCGGTAAGAGAATTTGCAAGATAAAAATAAAACGTTTTAAAGATGATAAAAACGTAACATTACTCAATATGGTTATGAGAGAAGTGGTTGGTAACTATATCGTTGTTTTAGCTACCTTTGGAGTATCAGTATTGGTTAGTGGACTTATGGTTATATTTCGAAAAGACAAGAGAGGCATTCATGATTTCATTGGTGGGACCTATGTTAGTAGAGAATAA
- a CDS encoding type II CAAX endopeptidase family protein, producing MIISNRRNNTQSNLVYTVLLLLTGYGVSYFNSQLFNGFGTIVWLLIFILISLSFNSVRSLMVPLLNFKPLKSPMTYLYMFVGIFIPYLMLKLSIHYEILMDRSLIVYYKNGLVEGLKQYPLIVAVIFAPIWEELFFRGVLLFALLKIVKPIWAVVITSVIFSLFHPAYLFLSLIAGVVLACITIKTKSVVPSTVTHSIWNLYTGKLFLFL from the coding sequence ATGATTATTAGTAACAGAAGGAATAATACACAAAGTAATTTGGTGTATACAGTTTTACTTCTGCTAACAGGCTATGGGGTGAGTTATTTTAATAGTCAGTTGTTTAACGGATTTGGCACAATTGTTTGGTTGCTTATTTTTATTTTGATATCGTTAAGTTTTAATTCAGTTAGAAGTTTGATGGTCCCTTTATTAAATTTCAAGCCACTTAAAAGCCCTATGACTTACCTATATATGTTTGTGGGAATCTTTATTCCCTACCTAATGTTAAAGTTAAGCATTCATTACGAAATTTTAATGGACCGAAGTCTCATCGTTTATTATAAAAATGGTTTGGTTGAGGGTTTAAAACAATATCCTTTAATAGTTGCTGTGATTTTCGCTCCAATTTGGGAGGAACTTTTTTTTAGAGGAGTACTATTATTTGCTCTATTAAAAATAGTGAAGCCAATATGGGCTGTTGTAATTACTTCAGTAATTTTTTCTCTGTTCCATCCTGCCTACTTATTCCTATCACTTATTGCGGGGGTTGTTCTTGCTTGTATTACTATAAAAACTAAATCGGTCGTTCCGTCAACAGTCACTCATTCTATTTGGAACTTGTATACTGGAAAGCTGTTTCTATTTTTGTAA